The Phaeocystidibacter marisrubri DNA segment ATCTTTTGAACTTCATCATATGTTAGTGAAATTGATTCTACTATGTCCGTTGACATGACAGATAATTCGACGCCAACACCAACTCCTACCATGAGAGTTATACCACGGGGGCCAAAGCCAATGCCACCAGCAAGTCCAAGAGCGCCACCTGCAGATGCTTGCCAGCCGGGTTTATGATATTGTTCAAGAAACGTTTCGCTTGCAGGATCTTGGCTAATCCCTGCCATTTCATGAGCCATTGCTCCAATATATAACTCTGGCTCTTCGCCTTCTGCCATATCAGTAGGATCTATAAAGACTTCCGTTCTGCTTGTAAAATGTGTAACACCCACCTCATCTCGTGCTACCCCAGCTTGTCTTAACAAATTTGCTCCGACAAAAGCACCCGCGCTTACTTTCGCCTCTGTAAAAGTTGTAGTTACCCCAGGATATCGGTCGCCCCATAGCCAGCCATCCCAAAATGGCAGTGGAGTAAACGGCCAATTCCCATCAGGGTCAACCATCATAATTGGATTATTGTGGCTGAATGCATATGGTGTGATATTCGGACCATTTGCCGCCAACGGATCCACACTCAACCACGTACTCAACCTATTGTCATAATACCTCGCTCGCCCCATGATACGCATACCCCGTCTCCTGGTCGAGCTCCGTACCGTTAAACCTGTAACCTATTCATAGTGTATATCTGATGAGTATCAATATTTCCTTTCTAATTAACAAAAACCGGAACGTGTGATGAACATAGGATGAGATTCTTCTCGAAATCATAGTAGAATAGGAACAATTCGAACCCTCCACTATTCAACGGATAATCATCCTCAACCACACCTTTATAGACAGATGCACAAAAAAAACCTTTGTGTATCCCCGAGAAGTGAATCCGATATTCTGTATCCCTTGAGCAGTCTTTTGCAACACTATTAACAAAAGAATTTAACGCTTGACCCTCAGGCGCATCCACCCCCTCGCTTAAAACCTCCCAATTGAAGAGATCATTTGCCTTCTGAAAGAAGTTTAAACATGAATCTGTCCTAATAAACTGCAAGCTTGTAATTGTAGAATCCACTACTACCTGACATGGATATACTGAATTACCTTCTTCTTGAATAACAGATAATACAATATTGTAGGCCATTTCATAGGGATTGGTTTTATAATGTTGATTTACATTTAGTATACTTACCATCATACTGATCCAAAAAAATCTCATCTCTAAAAGGTTTATGGTTCTACATGAGTAAATGGATAAACACCATTTCTCAAAATAATGCGAGCTGCACTACCAAAAGGAATATAACTTCTTCCATTTGAAGGGAGTGCTTTAGGGGCATAAGAGCTACGTTCTCCCCATTCTGGACCTAACTGTCCTCTAATACTGTTCATGTGATCAACGATTGGGCCTGTTCCCGGAAATTCCTTATCGTCTTTTAATCCAGTGAGCCAATGGCGAACTTCGTGCAAGAACACCATCCCAAATCCCATTGTCCTCTTATCAACTCCTCTAGTTCCACGAACAAAGCCATTTATTTGATTTGGATTTAATTTGATCTGAGCATTGTCCTGCTGCATACCAGCTGTCCGCGTTGTTTCCTTCATAGTCCCCAAAACATAAACTCTCTTTTCGCTTTTGATTATACTCAAAAGATCACCTCTTGCCAACGAACTCCCTCCTTCCTGAAGAATAGCATCTCCATTTTCATCTCTTAGATAGTCTAGATATACTTGATTCCTGTTAACTTTTGTAATAATCAAACCCAAACCAGTTTCTGCCTCTAATTCCTTAATTAATGCTCCTATAATATTCGTTCCCCATGTCTTATCGAACCATAATAATCCGGCTATATTTAGACTATCTCCATTAGGGTCAATATATCGAACAGGATTATTCCCACTAAACACATAGGGTGAACTATGTGGATATTTATCAGCGAGCCTATCTACAGATAACCATTGAGAAATTTGACTATCATAATACCTCGCCCCATAATACGCATACCCCGTCTCTTGATCCAACTCAGCGCTTCGCGCGCAACGTTCGATCGAAGAGTGCTTCTCACTCCGTCGTCATTAAACCGATACGGACTATCAAATCCTGGTGTTGGTTGATTGTACGTATGCATGTTTTCGCCCCATGGGTTGGTAAGGAAGTACTGGTGTACTATCCCTTGTTTGTTCGTCACCATGGCAACACTGCCCAAGTAATCTGGATGATACCAATAGCGATCACCGTTAAAACAACAAGTGAAATCACCTCCTGTGCTGCCTGATTATAAAGAAGACGAGCTGGCGTATTCGGGATAGAGCACGTCCATCTGGTTGCTGGCAAAGAGGCTTTCTTCGGTGTAGTAGGCCTCTTCTAAAAGTTATATTCTATACCCTCAGACAATTCAATTTTTCTAAAACACCTAATTCGAGATTTTGAAGTCATTGATTTAGAAAATGTTACGTTTGTGAGGCTAGTGTTTATGCGGTTTCATCTATTTCATTCTTCCTTTTCGTTTGTTGGCGGACTAAAAGGGTGAGTCCGTCGGGGATCCCCGATCCTCACAATCACACTTGATGTAATGAACATCTTGGCTCCTTCCAGAGGTGAAAACTATCTTTATTACTTGATTTGATGTACATCTAAAATATACAGGTTCAAGATACATTGTAAGGCCTGAATCTTTTATCTCTACTGTATCATTCGTAATTATTTCAACATGTAAATTCTGAAAATGAGTTATTGGAACGTTAAAAAAGATTAATTCTGGATTATTTATCTCAGTGGTGTCTGGTGTCTCGCGATTGGTCTTATGAGTAATGATTTTAGAAACAAAGTAGAATTGCATCAGTTTAATTCTTGTTTCATCCAAACTAAAACTCACAAATAGCCTCTCTGGATACTTAATCGCAATAGAGTCTTCAAACTTCAATTCTATGAAGATGTCCTCGTTCTGAACATAAAATGTATCTAGCCACATACATCCAGATGCCTCAGCTTTAATATCGGAATCCAAGTTAACTACTTGTATAACTAAGTGTTTTGAACTTGAATGTTCAAGAACTTCGAGCATAATTGGGGTTAAATAATTCGTCTTGTTTGAATAATCAACTACCAATGTGTCTCCAGTTCCTAGAGCTGATTTTGTTATCACAATGAAT contains these protein-coding regions:
- a CDS encoding RHS repeat-associated core domain-containing protein translates to MRIMGRARYYDNRLSTWLSVDPLAANGPNITPYAFSHNNPIMMVDPDGNWPFTPLPFWDGWLWGDRYPGVTTTFTEAKVSAGAFVGANLLRQAGVARDEVGVTHFTSRTEVFIDPTDMAEGEEPELYIGAMAHEMAGISQDPASETFLEQYHKPGWQASAGGALGLAGGIGFGPRGITLMVGVGVGVELSVMSTDIVESISLTYDEVQKINPGDLQWGVTDVRINSETGRRMANVTVGTGSSKRVTEQVVYSYFEENVWMSADYQARAEEIREF
- a CDS encoding RHS repeat-associated core domain-containing protein, producing the protein MDQETGYAYYGARYYDSQISQWLSVDRLADKYPHSSPYVFSGNNPVRYIDPNGDSLNIAGLLWFDKTWGTNIIGALIKELEAETGLGLIITKVNRNQVYLDYLRDENGDAILQEGGSSLARGDLLSIIKSEKRVYVLGTMKETTRTAGMQQDNAQIKLNPNQINGFVRGTRGVDKRTMGFGMVFLHEVRHWLTGLKDDKEFPGTGPIVDHMNSIRGQLGPEWGERSSYAPKALPSNGRSYIPFGSAARIILRNGVYPFTHVEP